Proteins from a single region of Bacillus solimangrovi:
- a CDS encoding putative polysaccharide biosynthesis protein translates to MSKQQIIRGTLILTAATFLSKFLGLAYTFPFEAIIGDEGGGELFSYAYDPYTILLSISTMGVPLAVSKFVAKYNALGDYETGRRLYRSGLTLMAATGVVSFLALYSLAPFMAPKIITLESKHSVEDVVYVIRMVSTALIIVPVMSLIRGFFQGYESMGPTAVSQVIEQIVRIIFLLGGAYVILNVLEGTVTQAVGFAVFSAFIGALAGLAILIWYWMKRKSKLDQLLLKNTYQAKLSYKQMYKELLTYAGPFVFVGIANPLFKTIDMFTFNNAMASIGKGAISGELFGLYNFWLHKLILIPVAFATAMALTLIPTITASFTEQKNAIMKQQISQALQIIMFLVTPAAIGMAVVSYPAYGFLYGVEDIQLGGSVLRFYAPAALLFALFIVSTSVMQGVNQQRYAVISLLIGLFFKLILNVPLIKLFEVYGAISATMIGYLFAIGFNLWIIAKHTEVRYNILMRRSLFIIILTLLMVIFTALTQYILQLFIAPEDGRIQSGFVLAVSMLVGVIVYGGLSYRFNLAGSLLGQRFAFLKKTKKNID, encoded by the coding sequence ATGTCCAAGCAGCAAATTATTCGCGGTACGCTAATACTAACTGCCGCAACTTTTCTGTCGAAATTTCTAGGATTAGCATATACATTTCCATTTGAAGCGATAATTGGGGATGAAGGGGGCGGGGAGCTTTTCTCATATGCATATGATCCGTATACAATTTTATTAAGCATATCGACGATGGGTGTTCCGCTGGCAGTTTCCAAGTTTGTAGCTAAATACAATGCACTTGGTGATTACGAGACAGGAAGACGTTTATATCGCTCAGGGTTAACGTTAATGGCTGCTACAGGAGTAGTTTCTTTTTTGGCGCTTTACTCTCTTGCCCCATTTATGGCTCCTAAAATCATAACACTCGAGAGTAAGCATAGTGTTGAGGATGTCGTATATGTCATTCGGATGGTAAGTACAGCTCTTATTATCGTTCCTGTGATGAGTCTAATAAGAGGTTTCTTCCAAGGATACGAATCAATGGGACCAACGGCTGTTTCACAAGTAATTGAGCAAATTGTTCGGATTATATTTTTACTTGGTGGTGCTTATGTAATACTTAACGTACTGGAAGGTACAGTAACCCAAGCAGTTGGTTTTGCCGTTTTCTCAGCATTTATTGGTGCATTAGCTGGATTAGCTATTCTAATTTGGTATTGGATGAAGAGGAAGTCGAAGCTTGATCAGCTTCTCTTGAAAAATACTTATCAAGCAAAGTTGTCTTATAAGCAAATGTACAAGGAATTACTTACATATGCAGGTCCATTTGTATTTGTCGGTATAGCAAATCCTCTTTTTAAGACGATAGATATGTTTACTTTTAATAACGCAATGGCTTCAATTGGAAAAGGTGCAATTTCAGGCGAGTTATTCGGTTTATATAACTTTTGGTTGCACAAACTGATCCTTATTCCAGTGGCATTTGCAACAGCGATGGCATTAACTTTAATCCCAACGATTACAGCTTCTTTTACTGAACAGAAAAATGCAATTATGAAACAACAAATTTCGCAAGCTTTACAAATTATTATGTTCCTTGTTACACCTGCAGCAATTGGTATGGCTGTTGTGTCTTATCCTGCTTACGGGTTTTTATATGGAGTAGAAGATATTCAACTTGGTGGTTCAGTTCTTCGTTTTTATGCACCAGCTGCGCTACTCTTTGCGCTTTTTATCGTATCAACGTCTGTGATGCAAGGAGTAAACCAGCAACGTTATGCAGTTATTAGCTTACTGATCGGTCTCTTTTTTAAGTTAATTTTAAATGTACCTCTTATTAAGCTATTTGAAGTGTACGGTGCCATAAGTGCAACGATGATTGGTTATTTATTTGCAATAGGATTTAATTTATGGATTATTGCTAAACATACTGAAGTTCGATATAACATATTGATGCGAAGGTCTTTGTTTATCATTATTTTAACTTTGTTGATGGTTATTTTTACAGCACTAACTCAATATATCCTTCAACTATTTATTGCTCCTGAAGATGGACGAATTCAATCAGGATTTGTATTAGCAGTTTCAATGTTAGTTGGAGTTATCGTATATGGCGGACTAAGTTATCGTTTCAATCTTGCAGGTTCTCTGTTAGGACAACGTTTTGCATTTTTAAAGAAAACAAAGAAGAACATTGATTAA
- a CDS encoding pseudouridine synthase: MRIDKLLSNMGYGSRKDTKKLLKSGAVKIDDQVIKDGKFHVDPNVETVTVHGEVVNYKEFIYLMMNKPDGVISATEDLNQETVVDLLETEDFVFEPFPVGRLDKDTVGLLLLTNDGKLAHQLLSPKKHVPKVYYAKIDGHVTVKDVEAFQKGVILDDGYLTKPAKLDIIKSGEESEIELTITEGKFHQVKRMFESVDKRVTFLMRIKMGALALDETLRYGEYRELTDEEIGVLFGEGEI; encoded by the coding sequence ATGCGAATTGATAAGCTATTATCAAATATGGGTTATGGAAGTCGAAAAGACACGAAGAAGCTGCTAAAGTCAGGGGCAGTAAAAATCGATGATCAAGTAATAAAAGATGGGAAGTTCCATGTTGATCCTAACGTGGAAACAGTTACGGTACATGGTGAAGTAGTTAATTATAAAGAATTTATCTATTTAATGATGAATAAACCAGATGGAGTAATTTCTGCTACTGAAGATTTGAATCAAGAAACAGTTGTTGATCTTCTTGAAACGGAAGACTTTGTATTTGAACCGTTTCCAGTGGGGCGCTTAGATAAAGATACAGTTGGTTTGTTGTTACTGACGAATGATGGTAAGTTAGCTCATCAATTGCTATCACCTAAAAAACATGTACCAAAAGTTTATTATGCAAAAATTGATGGACATGTAACAGTTAAAGACGTTGAAGCATTTCAAAAGGGTGTCATCCTCGATGACGGTTATCTAACAAAACCAGCAAAATTAGATATTATTAAAAGTGGAGAAGAATCAGAGATCGAACTTACGATTACAGAAGGTAAATTTCATCAAGTGAAACGAATGTTTGAATCAGTTGACAAACGTGTAACTTTTTTGATGCGTATTAAGATGGGAGCACTTGCTTTAGATGAGACACTGCGTTACGGAGAGTATCGTGAATTGACTGACGAGGAAATTGGGGTATTATTTGGAGAAGGTGAAATTTAA
- a CDS encoding DeoR family transcriptional regulator, protein MNPATSRMLTRVKSVYLFINEHGIVTTEALAEEFGTTSRTIQRDLNVLAYNDLVRSPSRGKWTTTKKRVKITS, encoded by the coding sequence TTGAATCCTGCAACTTCACGTATGCTGACTCGTGTGAAATCCGTTTATTTGTTTATTAATGAACATGGAATAGTAACAACAGAGGCTCTTGCTGAAGAGTTCGGAACAACTTCCAGAACAATTCAAAGAGACTTAAATGTATTAGCATACAATGATCTTGTACGTAGCCCTAGTCGCGGAAAATGGACCACCACTAAAAAACGAGTTAAAATCACATCATAA